A genomic stretch from Limnohabitans sp. includes:
- the corA gene encoding magnesium/cobalt transporter CorA, whose amino-acid sequence MLNIFTLVNGRLFQEEIESLEELSRFQPIWVDLESPTLEEKRWIKQYFGLLIPEDAMDEDIEESARFYEEDNGELHIRSDFLIADDDEPRTVRCAFILNQHNADLKSQGVLFSIHDEDVPVFRLLRMRARRAPGLIEEAKEVLLKLFDADAEYSADTLEGIYDQLEKVGNTVLSGDVTDAMASEVLGAIARQEDMNGRIRRNVMDTRRALSFMMRSKMLNADQFEDARQIMRDIDSLDSHTAFLFDKINFLMDATVGFININQNKIIKIFSVASVALLPPTLIASLYGMNFQYMPELSQKWGYPYALALMAASAVVPMWYFRRRGWLK is encoded by the coding sequence ATGCTCAACATCTTCACCCTCGTCAACGGCCGACTCTTCCAGGAAGAGATCGAGTCGCTCGAAGAACTCTCCCGCTTCCAGCCCATCTGGGTTGACCTGGAGTCGCCCACGCTGGAAGAAAAACGCTGGATCAAGCAATACTTTGGCTTGTTAATCCCCGAAGACGCGATGGACGAGGACATCGAAGAATCCGCGCGCTTTTACGAAGAGGACAACGGCGAGCTGCACATCCGCTCCGACTTTTTGATCGCCGACGATGACGAGCCCCGTACCGTGCGCTGCGCTTTCATCCTGAATCAGCACAACGCCGACTTGAAAAGCCAGGGCGTGCTGTTTTCCATCCATGACGAAGACGTGCCGGTGTTCCGCCTTTTGCGCATGCGCGCACGGCGGGCACCCGGACTGATAGAAGAGGCCAAGGAAGTGCTGCTCAAACTGTTTGACGCCGACGCCGAATACTCAGCGGACACACTCGAAGGCATTTACGATCAGCTCGAAAAAGTGGGCAACACCGTGCTGTCGGGCGATGTGACCGACGCCATGGCCAGCGAAGTGCTGGGCGCCATTGCCCGGCAAGAAGACATGAACGGTCGCATCCGTCGCAACGTGATGGACACACGCCGCGCCCTGAGCTTCATGATGCGCTCCAAAATGCTCAACGCCGACCAGTTTGAAGACGCACGCCAGATCATGCGCGACATCGACTCACTCGACTCGCACACGGCATTTTTGTTCGACAAGATCAACTTCCTGATGGACGCCACCGTTGGTTTCATCAACATCAACCAGAACAAGATCATCAAGATCTTCTCGGTGGCCAGTGTGGCCTTGCTGCCACCCACCTTGATCGCCAGCTTGTATGGCATGAACTTTCAGTACATGCCCGAGTTGTCCCAAAAATGGGGTTACCCCTATGCCCTGGCGCTGATGGCCGCCAGCGCCGTGGTGCCCATGTGGTACTTCCGCAGGCGCGGTTGGCTCAAATAA